The DNA sequence ACAAGGGAGAGAGAGTAAGAATTCAGAGGACCAGAGGCTTCGCCTGAGATTTtctcctcctatctctctctctctgtgcaagGGAAGGCGTATTATACGGGCGTTCTTCCTTCGTtcttatctttgtttttttcttctttttttttttttttgttcatgtgCGTGTGGCACCTGTTGTAGTAGTTCTTTGATCGATCTTGAGGTTGGGTTTGTTGGTCTGATTGAATCAGCAGATCAAGATGGCCACAAACACCACATCTACAACGGTTTGCCCCGCACCCATGAAGGCAACCTCGAATGGATCATTCCAAGGTGAAAGTCCCCTGGACTTCGCGCTTCCCTTGGCAATTCTGCAGATATGTTTGGTCGTCGCTCTTACCAGAGTGCTTGCGTTCCTTCTTAGACCTCTCAGACAACCCAGAGTCATTGCTGAGATCATTGTAAGTTAGTTATAACTATCTTCATTGTTGAAGACAAAATCAAGACTTgagaatatatagtttatagttatcttgatttaatttttataagaattaagatatttagtttattttatttcaatataatttctctataaataagaatatatGCCTTGATTCAATTGAAGATGTAATTCTCAAAATCTCTTTCCCTCGTTTTATCTTCTCCATCTTCCTTTTTATTATCacatttttctattatattttgtattttatcatctcatttgCTCGTCATAAAGGTAATCTATATGTACgtaattatatgtataaaatataatgcaCGCAGGGAGGAGTATTGCTGGGACCTTCTGCATTGGGCAGAAACCAGAAATTTCTCCACACGGTTTTCCCTGCTAAGAGCATGACCGTCCTCGACACCCTCGCCAACATTGGCCTCCTCTACTTCTTGTTTCTGGTGGGTCTTGAGCTTGACTTGCGTTCTATTCGTCGCACTGGCAGTAAGGCCTTGGCAATAGCCGTTGCCGGAATCAGCCTTCCTTTTATTCTTGGGATCGGAACATCTTTCGCTCTTCGTTCCACCATATCCAAAGGAGTGCCTCAAGCTCCCTTTCTCGTTTTCATGGGCGTGGCCATGTCCATTACTGCATTTCCCGTTCTTGCTCGTATCCTAGCCGAGCTCAAACTTCTCACCACTGATATTGGCCGCATTGCTATGTCAGCTGCTGCGGTCAATGACGTTGCTGCCTGGATACTCCTCGCGCTTGCTATTGCTCTTTCCGGCTCAAACTCCTCTCCCCTCGTCTCCCTGTGGGTTCTACTCTGTGGTACTGCATTCGTGCTCTTTGCCATCTTTTTCTTGAAACCGGCACTTGCTTTGATGGCTCGCCGCTCTCCTGAGGGCGAGCCCATCAAGGAGCTCTACATATGCATCACGTTGTCCCTGGTGTTGGCTGCGGGATTTGTTACGGACACCATTGGAATACATGCACTTTTTGGGGCTTTTGTGGTGGGAATAGTGGTGCCAAAGGATGGGTCTTTTGGTCGGGTGCTGACAGAGAAGATTGAGGATCTGGTGTCGGGACTTTTCCTGCCACTCTACTTCGCTTCCAGTGGGCTTAAGACGAATGTCGCAACCATAAGCGGAGGGCTTTCATGGGGCTTGCTAGTACTGGTTATATGCACCGCATGCTTTGGAAAGATCCTTGGGACAACGACCATATCGATGATATTCAAGGTGCCATTCAGGGAAGCCTTAACACTTGGATTCCTGATGAACACCAAGGGTTTGGTAGAGCTTATTGTCCTCAACATTGGCAAGGATCGAAAGGTACCCCCACACTATTCCTTTCTCTTTTCAAGAGCGACGTTATTGTTTAATTAGTACATGATATCGCctatttttagtataaatagAAGTAAAATCTGCCCTTAaagaagtaaatttataaagCTTGTTGAAAATTGGGGAATAAGAGGCCGCCAGGAAACACCAACGTCTTTGatgactttctttttttctattcaaattTCAACCTCATGTTCATTACAATGGTATGCTAGCTTACATAGGATCTATTCTTCAACTTGGCTTatcttactttaaaaaaaaaaaaaaaaaaaggcaattgGCAACTTATCAAAAGCACCAAAAGACTTGAGAAGGCCGGAGTTATATAGTACTAGAATTTATAATTCTTCATCAACAAAGCTAAAGCTCAAAATATAATTGAAACTGATATAAAATTGGTTGTCTGGTACTTTGGATCAGATGTGgataagatgatataagatgCGATCTCTAAATAGGAGAATCAGTTCGAACTCCCCAATCCCAATcgcccaaccccaaccccagtttatataaaaaacaaaaagagattgTTTGTACAGCTACAATCCCGCCACCAACCTCTCTCATGTTGCTTCCCTGTACACAATTGCAGGTGTTGAACGATCAGACTTTCGCAATCATGGTTATGATGGCGTTGTTCACTACCTTCATCACCACCCCAATAGTGACCGCCATATATAAGCCTGCTCGGAAGGGAGCCCCCTACAAGCACCGGACTGTCCATCGGAAAGACCCGGAAACAGATCTCCGAATGCTGGCTTGCTTCCACAGCACGCGTAACATCCCTACCTTAATCAATCTCATCGAGTCTTCTCGCGGGATCCGTAAGCGAGGACGGCTTTTCATATATGCCATGCACCTGATGGAACTTTCGGAACGATCTTCAGCAATCTCGATGGTTCACAAAGCACGCATCAATGGTCTCCCCTTCTGGAACAACAAACGCGAAGACACAGATCAAATGGTCATTGCATTCGAGGCTTATGGACAGCTCAGTAGCGTAACTGTACGTCCCATGACAGCCATCTCCTCTCTCGACAACATTCACGAGGACATTTGCACAAGTGCGCACCAGAAGCGTGTTGCCATGGTTCTGCTTCCATTTCACAAGCACCAGCGTCTAGATGGAGCCATGGAGTCACTTGGGGGCTCTTTCCATAAGTTGAACGAGCGCGTCCTCCGCCATGCCCCTTGCTCCGTGGGAATTCTGGTTGACCGTGGCCTTGGAGGTACGACACAAGTCTTGGCCAGTGAAGTTTCTTTCAAAATAGTGGTGCCCTTCTTCGGGGGACGCGATGATCGTGAAGCGCTGGCGTATGGGATGAGGATGGCTGAGCACCCGGGGATAATGCTCACTGTCGTGAAATTTGTGGTTCCATCAGGAAAATCACTGAGACATAGTCATGTTCTATCTGTTGGTCTATCCGCCAACAAGATGATGGAGAACAAGAAAACATTAGAAGAAGCCGACAAATCAGACAGTCATGATGATCGAGATCAGGAAGAGGAAGACAATCTCATCTTGTCAGACTTCGTGAACTCATGTAGCAACAAGGAGTCGATGTTGTTCGAGGAAAGGAAGGTTGAAAACAAGAGGGATGTGGTGGAGGCATTAAAAGCCTTGAACAAGTTCAATCTGTTTTTGGTAGGAAGAATGCCGCCAATGGCAAGGTTGGTAGAGAGAAGCGATTGTCCAGAGTTAGGGCCGGTAGGAAGCTTCTTAGCATCATCGGACTTCTCGACCACTGCATCTGTTATAGTTGTTCAACAGTATGCCCCAAATGCAAATCTTCAGCCACTGGTGGAGGAACAAGCCAATAACGGAGACAGTTATATTGAGGTGCCTGATACACCTATGGCAAAATGAGTatgagaattaatatatatatatatatatcgttacTAATTACGTACAATGCAAGTAGGAAAAGATCAAAGACATAATATAGTACATTTTCATCCAAGATCACTCATTCACGCTGCATGTGGAGgctgtttaatgatttatttatttatttattcacttaTGATCATGGCGGCCTTGATCTGCTTTTAAGTGGAGGCCTGCTCTATATAGAATTTACGGCCACTCGTCAGGTTCTAATAAAACCTTTGTATACGAGACAGTACAATATTAATGTTCTTGATTTTGAGTACAAATAAGTCCAAATATGTTTAGCTCCTGATCGTTTTAACTACTTCTACGCTGGCTTGACGTTGGGTCGACCTAAAATGTGTCGGGAATCTGGCTCAACAATGCATGACCTGAGTGAAAATTCGATAGAACGTTTGCTTCATACACATACCATGTTATAAGCTCGAGTGAAAACTGCAAGAACAATGATTTTACTTGAATTTCAAGTCTTTGAGAGACCTGAGATAACTGATCTACCTATTTGAGACTAATTATTCATAATTTCTTAGAATACACCCCTTGATATATTGAGTCTTAATTAAGAGAGAAATTTCTCTCTCCATAACCAGGTAATTCACTTGTTGATCTTTTGATCCTCTTGTTATTGAAGATCAATTGGAGATCTATTCATCAGTGTGGTAGTGATTTCTGTTGATGTGGTAAAAAATATTGCTCAACAGGCCGGAAGGGGAGAAATGGTCATTTCCAACCTACTGGGGCGACTTGGGCCTCGTTCGATATTGTTTGAAGCCCCCAACAGTGTTCCAGTGTAGCTATACAGTGATGATGCGTACGTTCATGgcggtgaatgaaaaataagtgcaGATAAAGTAAAGAGATGAACACATGagtttacgtggttcggcataatgccTATATCCACAGACGTTTGGGGAgaaaaaattcactataatattcttatttacagTCACTCATGGTCTctcatatctcattgtacaatAGTGATTTTGAATACAACTTTACTGGAGAAAATGCCTTCACTTGAAATCATTGTCTCGAGGTTGAAGGAGAtgtcgaagagaagagaagaagaaccaaAGAAGAAGATCCCTTGGTCATCTGGCTGAATGTATTTTATACATCTATTTGCATGTGCCCTTCATTGCGTATGTTCGGATGCCTTCTCTCCCCACTTTCACCACTCATGCTCTAAAGCCTCCCTACCACTTACTTGTCATGTCCTCCACTCACATCTCATCCCCCACTCATACTGTCCTCCACCCCTCCTGACCCCCTGACCTGACACCCCTGGCTCCCCCACCTCACTTTCTGACTCCCTCACCTCCCCCCTAGCTACTAACTCGGTGGGCTGGGCCTGCATTtgggttttattgtttttatccTTTCACAATTTCATTAGTGGTTCTATTTGAGTACTTCTAGGAAATTGAATGAGACACTACATACGTACaacaaatcttatttttttgggtCGAAGTGAAGTTTGTTCCATAAATTAGTCCCCCCCAATCCCATATGTGTTCAAACAACGTCTATTTTTCCATTTGAACAGATTGATCTGAGACAAAACTATATCACTTCCAAATAGGTTTACCGTTTGAATCTATCGTCTTCAGTTGGAATGAATATGATTTTCCATTCCAACGTTTAATAGTTGTCCAAATGGACATgttgtggcgccctcgacccccacttGTGATTTGTAGGGAGTCGTGACGCCGAGGTGCTAACCGCATAGATCACACATCCCAAGTACAACGTGAAAGCAAGTATGCGCAAGCATGCAACTTAAAAGTGTATAGTTATAAACGCAACGGAGAAGTAAAAATGGGTAGTCTGAATTGCTAGGAGtaccaaaaattcaaattataaactCCAACAAAATAATCCATAGATTAATACAGTCGTCCGATTAGATAAAAGAAAGCAACATCACAACAACAACATAAGGGAGAAGTCCCCATGTCTTCACTCCTCAGGTGGGGCTAGTTCTTCAAGCTCGTAACCGTCCTCTGCATTAAAGTCTAAGGTTCCGCGAAACGTAACTGCAGATAGGGACACCAAAGTGAGATTTCGCAACCTCAGTAGATAGAACCAATAGAATgacacccaaaaatacaaacataggaaaatataaacatttcacaataaagaaaaaattcgAGATCTTTCTACCTTACCCAAAATTTAACAATACCaattttattctcaataattatagaaaatgtcACGCACACCAAAAATCTACATTTCCATCCATTTAATCATTGTATACACCATGGTCTTCCCTAAGAaccatccgcacaccctggctcccttcATCACACTACCGGTAACGACTGTGCGggtgacttcg is a window from the Juglans regia cultivar Chandler chromosome 7, Walnut 2.0, whole genome shotgun sequence genome containing:
- the LOC109005674 gene encoding cation/H(+) antiporter 19, which encodes MATNTTSTTVCPAPMKATSNGSFQGESPLDFALPLAILQICLVVALTRVLAFLLRPLRQPRVIAEIIGGVLLGPSALGRNQKFLHTVFPAKSMTVLDTLANIGLLYFLFLVGLELDLRSIRRTGSKALAIAVAGISLPFILGIGTSFALRSTISKGVPQAPFLVFMGVAMSITAFPVLARILAELKLLTTDIGRIAMSAAAVNDVAAWILLALAIALSGSNSSPLVSLWVLLCGTAFVLFAIFFLKPALALMARRSPEGEPIKELYICITLSLVLAAGFVTDTIGIHALFGAFVVGIVVPKDGSFGRVLTEKIEDLVSGLFLPLYFASSGLKTNVATISGGLSWGLLVLVICTACFGKILGTTTISMIFKVPFREALTLGFLMNTKGLVELIVLNIGKDRKVLNDQTFAIMVMMALFTTFITTPIVTAIYKPARKGAPYKHRTVHRKDPETDLRMLACFHSTRNIPTLINLIESSRGIRKRGRLFIYAMHLMELSERSSAISMVHKARINGLPFWNNKREDTDQMVIAFEAYGQLSSVTVRPMTAISSLDNIHEDICTSAHQKRVAMVLLPFHKHQRLDGAMESLGGSFHKLNERVLRHAPCSVGILVDRGLGGTTQVLASEVSFKIVVPFFGGRDDREALAYGMRMAEHPGIMLTVVKFVVPSGKSLRHSHVLSVGLSANKMMENKKTLEEADKSDSHDDRDQEEEDNLILSDFVNSCSNKESMLFEERKVENKRDVVEALKALNKFNLFLVGRMPPMARLVERSDCPELGPVGSFLASSDFSTTASVIVVQQYAPNANLQPLVEEQANNGDSYIEVPDTPMAK